The following coding sequences lie in one Mercenaria mercenaria strain notata chromosome 5, MADL_Memer_1, whole genome shotgun sequence genomic window:
- the LOC123556393 gene encoding uncharacterized protein LOC123556393, translated as MASRFSGYLTSSVGLRLGSAVLLVGVTAHLVGYSVAQWASTYVSGGLIHGTSSSWVNLYVGLWQRCVCAPNSDTETCTCVPRSGDPAWFKVIQVMETLGLIGLIFSGIISLVLVCYRQTKTITMTNTILIFCSGVCILIGLVIFVSYGVENNKDFKDMFSIVATADVKDNTLSASFFLCALAAFICFGVLPLFMVGLRTLVPPANRQTIPESNESQVTSPRPCQTQKICNAGQSPICHQSEHMHGQYGKPPAYEQYEAPPAYTYENLEAPPAYTYEQHETSTEHIYGQNEAPTHSP; from the exons ATGGCAAGCAGATTCTCTGGATATTTGACTTCTTCTGTTGGTTTAAGATTGGGTAGTGCAGTTCTACTTGTCGGAGTTACAGCTCATCTTGTAGGATATTCGGTAGCACAATGGGCTTCCACTTATGTTTCCGGAGGATTAATCCACGGTACTAGCAGTAGTTGGGTCAACCTTTATGTTGGGTTATGGCAGCGTTGTGTTTGTGCACCAAACAGCGATACGGAAACGTGTACATGTGTACCCAGAAGTGGTGATCCAG CATGGTTCAAAGTCATACAGGTGATGGAAACACTCGGATTGATAGGACTGATTTTTTCTGGGATTATTTCCTTGGTTCTTGTGTGTTACAGGCAAACAAAGACGATAACAATGACCAACACAATCCTCATTTTCTGTTCAG GTGTTTGCATCCTTATCGGATTGGTAATATTTGTATCATATGGCGTTGAGAACAACAAAGATTTCAAAGACATGTTTAGTATAGTCGCAACAGCTGACGTTAAAGACAATACGCTTAGTGCTTCTTTTTTCCTGTGTGCTCTGGCTGCTTTTATTTGTTTCGGTGTTCTACCACTCTTTATGGTAGGTTTAAGAACACTCGTACCACCAGCCAACCGGCAAACGATCCCCGAATCAAACGAAAGTCAAGTTACAAGCCCTCGTCCTTGTCAAACACAGAAGATTTGCAACGCAGGTCAGTCACCAATTTGTCACCAATCCGAACATATGCATGGGCAATATGGAAAGCCACCAGCATATGAGCAATACGAAGCGCCACCGGCTTACACATATGAAAACCTCGAAGCGCCACCGGCATACACATACGAACAACACGAAACGTCGACGGAACACATATATGGACAAAATGAAGCTCCGACACATTCTCCATAA
- the LOC123556394 gene encoding uncharacterized protein LOC123556394 — MEICTCLPRSGDPVWFKVIQVMETLGLIGLIFSWIISLVLVCYRQTKTITMANAVLIFSSGVSILIGLVIFMSYGVENNKNSKDVFSIAARADTISTSFFLCALAASICFGVLSLFMVRLRANQQMIPESKESQVRIPCTCRTQNICNAGSQPSICYKSSHMHEQHGNPPAYEQYEAPPAYTYDKYEAQPAYTFEQHNTSPVYTYELNEAPTYSPQDTDGTPCKI; from the exons ATGGAAATATGTACATGTTTACCCAGAAGTGGTGATCCAG TATGGTTCAAAGTCATACAGGTGATGGAAACACTCGGATTGATAGGACTGATTTTTTCTTGGATTATTTCCTTGGTTCTTGTGTGTTACAGGCAAACAAAGACGATAACAATGGCCAACGCAGTCCTCATTTTCTCTTCAG GTGTTAGCATCCTGATTGGATTGGTAATATTTATGTCATATGGCGTTGAGAACAACAAAAATTCCAAAGATGTGTTCAGTATAGCCGCAAGAGCTGACACGATTAGTACTTCCTTTTTCCTGTGTGCTCTTGCCGCTTCGATTTGCTTCGGTGTTCTGTCTCTCTTTATGGTACGTTTAAGAGCCAACCAGCAAATGATTCCCGAATCAAAGGAAAGTCAAGTTAGAATTCCTTGTACTTGTCGAACACAGAATATTTGCAACGCAGGAAGCCAGCCATCAATTTGTTATAAATCCTCACATATGCATGAGCAGCATGGAAATCCACCGGCATATGAGCAATACGAAGCGCCACCGGCATATACATATGACAAATACGAAGCGCAGCCAGCATACACATTCGAACAACACAACACATCGCCGGTATACACATATGAACTAAATGAAGCGCCGACATATTCTCCACAAGATACGGACGGAACACCATGcaaaatttaa